A single region of the Pseudorhodoplanes sp. genome encodes:
- the modA gene encoding molybdate ABC transporter substrate-binding protein: MVRAAGFTMFLGLSLLPSPLQSAELKVFCTQALRTSLLELAPHFEKATDHKVTLEVAPSGQLVKRVRAGETADLLIANAPNIDELAKEGKITGARTDLARAQVGLAVKAGAKRPDISTPEAVKRALLDAKAVAYVQGGLSGTLFEAALNRLGITDAIKAKAKLGSPAAGFVVRGEADIAAQQISELIAVPGAELLGPLPSELDGTTQFSVGLLVDATDVDVAKALVAFLRTPEAQAVIREKGLTPE; the protein is encoded by the coding sequence ATGGTAAGAGCAGCTGGTTTCACCATGTTCCTAGGACTGTCGCTCTTGCCCTCCCCATTACAGTCTGCCGAACTCAAGGTCTTCTGCACCCAGGCGCTGCGGACTTCCCTGCTGGAGCTGGCGCCCCACTTCGAGAAGGCGACCGACCACAAAGTCACGCTGGAGGTGGCGCCGTCCGGCCAGTTGGTGAAGCGGGTGCGCGCGGGAGAAACCGCCGATCTCTTGATCGCCAATGCGCCGAATATCGATGAGCTTGCGAAGGAGGGAAAGATCACCGGCGCGCGCACTGACCTCGCCCGCGCCCAGGTGGGACTGGCCGTCAAAGCCGGGGCCAAACGGCCGGACATTTCCACGCCGGAAGCTGTCAAACGGGCGCTATTGGACGCCAAAGCGGTTGCCTATGTGCAGGGCGGCCTGAGCGGCACGTTGTTCGAGGCTGCCCTGAACAGGCTTGGCATCACCGATGCGATCAAGGCAAAAGCGAAACTCGGCTCGCCGGCCGCAGGCTTTGTGGTGCGCGGAGAAGCCGATATCGCCGCGCAGCAGATCTCCGAACTGATCGCCGTGCCGGGTGCGGAATTGCTCGGCCCGCTGCCGTCGGAGCTTGACGGAACGACACAGTTTTCGGTTGGCCTGCTGGTCGATGCGACAGACGTGGATGTCGCAAAGGCGCTTGTTGCGTTCCTGCGCACGCCGGAGGCGCAAGCGGTCATTAGAGAAAAAGGGCTGACGCCGGAATGA